A stretch of Triticum aestivum cultivar Chinese Spring chromosome 1D, IWGSC CS RefSeq v2.1, whole genome shotgun sequence DNA encodes these proteins:
- the LOC123180097 gene encoding protein GLE1, whose protein sequence is MAFAGLELRCPRALDPGPSWTLGDALTDALEATRCSAPPTPLKQPPEWASGGSMREKAFVMQVEEEYDTSDEDTRALVTTGARFSCNDLESGGFEDSGDEIDCSSTPYHLMEKRSLEKSILLELELEHHLKIQEEVRSKLCSLEVCHQNEIQRTISAFARLQKYAESQKEIDRRLDVQFQRKIAEVLDKHLSMVQMDYEQKSQIVERRIRDESELPGIKVFADSIALEAESRRRALHDQVPSNIYLSKEYSQYGRQIGKSIGKLTPTTDSVKARASELIKALDGQDCPRPIACRLFADKMISIVKSRNTKDKTFGPLAFACGYVMLLVTNQVPDVMGYLLAEFHKVCMYTVPKHLHALNAQARNPDYYRLIGYQEEDEKPQSTESYLVNVVAYVKLYAAMIQTEIKGVPHPHGLAEGWKWLAVFLNTLPAITATAFALHAFLKMAGFALHKKYGSQFMKILDVISRRFIPALKELGVKVQAEAVSNLQNYLNDKVYLEEPEGQYLAQHLLSKVFMCEDQHRMATSAPVSSRE, encoded by the exons AT GGCATTCGCGGGCCTGGAGCTGCGGTGCCCCAGGGCGCTCGACCCCGGCCCGAGCTGGACGCTGGGCGACGCCCTCACCGACGCGCTCGAAGCTACCCGCTGCTCCGCGCCGCCCACGCCCCTCAAGCAGCCACCGGAGTG GGCTAGCGGTGGCAGCATGAGGGAGAAGGCCTTTGTGATGCAGGTCGAGGAGGAATACGACACCAGTGATGAGGATACCCGGGCTCTTGTGACCACCGGAGCGAGGTTCTCATGTAACGATCTCGAATCCGG CGGATTTGAAGATTCTGGAGATGAAATAGATTGCAGCAGTACACCATATCACCTGATGGAGAAAAGGAGCCTAGAGAAGAGCATTCTGCTTGAGCTGGAACTTGAGCATCATCTCAAAATTCAA GAGGAAGTTAGAAGTAAGCTATGTTCATTGGAGGTATGCCATCAAAATGAAATCCAGAGAACAATTTCTGCATTTGCCCGACTTCAGAAATATGCAGAATCACAAAAAGAGATAGATAGAAGGCTGGATGTCCAGTTCCAGAGAAAAAT TGCAGAAGTACTCGATAAACACTTGTCTATGGTACAAATGGATTATGAACAGAAATCCCAGATTGTGGAACGTAGAATAAGAGATGAATCAGAATTACCAG GAATCAAAGTTTTTGCTGATAGTATCGCATTAGAAGCGGAATCGCGGAGGCGTGCATTACATGATCAAGTGCCTTCAAATATTTACCTAAGCAAG GAGTATAGCCAATATGGCCGGCAAATTGGGAAGTCTATTGGTAAACTTACGCCAACTACTGACAGTGTCAA AGCCAGGGCTAGTGAGCTTATTAAAGCTTTAGATGGACAAGATTGTCCTCGTCCAATCGCTTGTCGTTTATTTGCAGACAAG ATGATTTCAATAGTCAAGAGTCGAAATACAAAGGACAAAACCTTTGGACCGTTAGCCTTTGCTTGTGGATATGTAATGCTACTAGTCACTAATCAG GTACCAGATGTGATGGGTTATCTCCTAGCTGAGTTCCACAAAGTTTGCATGTACACAGTTCCAAAGCATCTGCATGCTTTAAAT GCACAAGCACGAAACCCGGATTACTACAGGCTTATTGGCTACCAGGAAGAAGATGAAAAACCTCAGAGCACTGAGTCGTATTTGGTAAATGTTGTTGCATACGTCAAACTGTATGCTGCCATGATTCAG ACAGAAATCAAGGGTGTGCCGCATCCACATGGCTTAGCCGAGGGATGGAAATGGCTCGCAGTGTTCCTCAATACTCTCCCAGCCATCACAGCCACTGCTTTTGCCCTTCATGCTTTCCTCAAG ATGGCCGGTTTCGCACTTCACAAGAAATATGGATCGCAGTTCATGAAGATCCTAGATGTAATATCGCGGCGCTTCATACCAGCTTTGAAAGAACTGGGCGTAAAGGTTCAGGCAGAGGCTGTCAGCAATCTACAGAATTATCTGAACGACAAGGTTTATCTGGAGGAGCCGGAAGGGCAGTACCTCGCCCAGCACCTGCTGTCGAAGGTGTTCATGTGTGAAGATCAACACCGGATGGCTACCAGTGCTCCGGTTTCGTCGAGGGAGTAA
- the LOC123164184 gene encoding non-specific lipid transfer protein GPI-anchored 5 yields the protein MAARAVTMLAAAALVVVAAVLAGGASAQSTSGCTQTLIGMSPCLNYITGNETAPSKSCCSQLATVVSSKPECLCVALNADPAALGLGTVNKTRALGLPDQCGVKTPPLSNCASAPTTSPSSGAPAGQTPTSSGAGSKSTPTADVGSGGASLQSSAGIIAGFIVAAVYAVSAM from the exons ATGGCGGCGAGGGCGGTGACGATGCTGGCAGCGGCGGCGCTCGTCGTCGTGGCGGCGGTCCTGGCCGGCGGCGCGTCGGCGCAGTCGACGAGCGGGTGCACGCAGACTCTCATCGGCATGTCGCCCTGCCTCAACTACATCACGGGGAACGAGACGGCGCCATCCAAGTCGTGCTGCTCGCAGCTCGCCACCGTGGTGAGCTCCAAGCCGGAGTGCCTCTGCGTGGCGCTCAACGCCGACCCCGCCGCGCTCGGGCTCGGCACCGTCAACAAGACCCGCGCCCTCGGCCTCCCCGACCAGTGCGGCGTCAAGACTCCGCCGCTCAGCAACTGCGCCTCCGCCCCCACCACGTCGCCGTCCTCCGGCGCGCCGGCGGGACAGACGCCAACATCCTCCGGAGCAG GGTCCAAGTCGACGCCGACGGCCGATGTGGGGAGCGGCGGCGCGTCGCTCCAGAGCTCGGCCGGCATCATCGCCGGCTTCATCGTGGCCGCGGTCTACGCCGTGTCCGCCATGTGA